The following DNA comes from Sulfurimonas hongkongensis.
TTACTAACAATATAGATGCCATCTTTATAGACCTCTATGTTGGGGCTTTTTTCTACTCTACCGTGGGCTCACTCTTGGCTTACTTTTTAGTAAACTTTATTTGGAGAGGCTCAGTAGAGAGAGATAAAAAACTCCATAGAAATGATAGAAAGATTTAAGCTTTTTTTGCTTTTTTGTAGTAGTAAACCCATGCAGCTACACCAACTAAACTCATAGTAAGACTCATAACCTGCCCTTGAGTTACCATCTGGCAACAAACATAGCCAATTTGCGGATCTGGTGCTCGGTAGATCTCAGCTATTGCTCTAAATATGCCATAACTAATAGCATAGACCAAAATCAACTCTCCACTAAATTTTTGGTATCTTCTATAGACATAAACAACTATAAAAACACCAAACCCCTCAAGGATTGCCTCATAAAGTTGTGATGGATGACGAAGCACTCCATCAACTAAAATCCCCCAACTTACATCAGTCTGTCGTCCCACCAACTCTTGGTTTAAAAAGTTACCTATGCGACCAAATACAAAAGCCAAAGGAACACTGATGGCAACAAGGTCCATAATACTACCAAATGCCATCTTATGCTTTTTAGAATAAAGATATGAACTAAGCAAAAACCCAATAATAGCACCATGATAACTCATACCACGAATCCCAACAAACTCACCATTAACAAAAGGATTAAAAATCTGCCATGGATGAGAGAGGTAATATAGTGTTTGTGTATCATAAAAGAGGATATAACCGAGTCTTGCACCCAAAATCACGCCAATCTCTACATAGATAAAGTAGTTATCAATCCCCTCAAATTCTAACTTATCTCTTTTTATAAAATACTTTCCGATGTAAAGAGCACTAACAAGTGCTAAAACATACATCATGCCATACCAGTGAACTGGAAAAGAGAAGATATAAAAAGCTACAGGGTCAAAACTCTCATAGATATTATTCCAAGCATTCATCTACTCTCTCAAAGCCTCAGCAATCAACTCTATAGGATTTTTAAAGACAGTCTCAACATCCGCATAACCCATAGAATCATTTATCTGCATCCTACAAGCACTACACTCAGCACTAACTACATCTGCTTTTGTCTCTTTAATCATCGCAGCTTTTGGAGCTCCGGCAGCTTTAGCAAAGTGATATTTTTCAGTCTGCATTGTCACTCCACCAAAACCACAACATCTATCTGGATCACTCATCTCTACAATGTTGTAGTTTTTACTTATGAGGTTTCTAGGCTCTAAATATAACCCCTGCATCTTCTTAGCATGACATGGATCGTGATATGTAACTATACGAGTATCTTTTTGTTTGCTCTTTAAGAGTTGCTCTAAATGTGTATGGTGTTGAAGCCACTCCGTAGCCATAAAGATCTTACTTCTAAGGGCTATAGCTCTTGCCTTCCACTCTGGTTGGTCGTGAAAATAGTGCTCATAGTCGATTTTAAGCATTGCTGAACAAGTGGCTTCTGGAACTATAATAGCCTCAACATCCTTTGAAAAACTCTCAAAATACTCAATATTAAACTTAGCATTATAATCAACCGTGTCAAAATCACCTGTAAAGTATGCAGGAGCAGAACAACACTTTTGACTCTTTGCTAAAAAAGCATCAATTTCAAGAGTCTCTAATATCTCTAAGAGTGAATCACCTATGCTTTTATAGTTATAATTTGCTAAACATCCTATAAAAATAGCCACTTTTCTCTTTCCACCATTTGAAATATTCTCAGGATATGAGTTTAAAAATGAGGTTTTTGTAAGGCTTGGAAGAAGCCTATCAGCTTTTAGCATCGGGATGGAAAATCTTGAGTTCATAGAGTCTATGTCTGCTCTTATCTTAAAACCACAAGTTTGAAAAACCCAACCTAGTTTAAAAGCTATGTCGTTCATCCAACGATGACGAAGAAGTAAAAAGAAGAGTTTTTTATACCATGCTATGCCAAACTTTTTAGCAATGTCTGAGCGAACCTGCTCTATTACCATATCTGTTGGGAGTGATTTTGGGCAAACTTCTACACAAGCTGTACATAAAAAACAGCTCTCAAATATATCCTTTGCATTTTTATCAAGCTCTAAGTTTCCTCTTTGATAGGCTCCAAGCAAGTCTAAAAAACCACGCGGAGAAGTCACCTCGTCAGGATTTACATTGTAGATGGTACAGACTGGGATACATTTTGCACACTTTATGCACTCATCAGTCACACCTCTGTAGTTAAAGATGTCTTGAGGGGTTTTGCTCATTTTTTACACCGTTTTTGAAAATGTTTTAGAGTTTGCGACATGTTTTTTCATATAAGCATCAAAAGGCATCGCAATATTTCTAATAAGTAGAGTTCCTGTTTGACTACACTCGATGAAGTCTTCATCCATAGTTAGCAAATCATCATCTCTAAATGGTTTTAGTGCTTCTATAGCATCAGCGAAGTAACTCTTAAACTCTATGTTAAATAATTTCTCAAACCTTTTTATATCTAGTTTGAAGTTACTCATAAGCTCCATGATAACGTATTGTCTGATTCTGTCATCCTCATTTAAGACAATACCTCGCTCAAATGGAAGCCTCCCATTATCAATGGCTTCTTCATACTCACCCATCACTTTAAAGTTTTGGTTATAACTATCAATACCCTCGCCTATAGAAGTAAGCCCCACTCCTATAAGATCTGCTCCGCCTTTAGTTGTGTAGCCTTGAAAGTTTCTATGAAGCTCACCTTTTTCTATGGCTTTAAACAGCTCATCTTCTGGCTTTGCAAAGTGATCCATTCCTATCATTCTATACCCATGAGAAGTTAAAAAGTCTATAGTGTATTGCATAATAGCAAGCTTTTCATCTGGAAGCGGAAGAGTTGTCTCATCTATCTTTCTCATAGTCTTTTTAAGCCATGGAACATGAGCGTAGTTAAAGACTGCAAATCTATCTGGGTCAAGTGTTAAAGCTAACTCTAATGTCTCTTTAAAAGTCTCTAAAGATTGGTATGGCAGACCATAAATAAGGTCAACATTAACTGAAATCATGTTGTACTTTCTTGCCAGATCCATCGCATCTTTTGTTATAGAGTATGGTTGGATTCTATGAATGGCAGTTTGGACTTTTTCATTAAAATCTTGTATACCAAAGCTCACACGATTAAAACCAGCTTCACTCATCACTCGCATCTGATCTTCATCGATATGCCTAGGATCTATCTCACAGCTAACCTCTGCATCTGAGCGAAAATTAGGAAAATAAGATTTTATCTCATTTATAATCTCTTTAAGTTGCGCAGCACTAAAAAAAGTAGGAGTTCCACCACCAAAGTGCATCTGCAGAACTTCACGTGAACAATCAAGATGTTTTGAGAGGATATTTAGCTCTCGCTTTAGGTAGTCTATATAACGAAGCATTTTGTCTTCTTTTGAAGTAAAAACAACATTACAGCCACAAAAATAACAAGCATTTCTACAAAAAGGAAGGTGAAAGTATAAGCTAATTGGGCGAGATGGATCTTGTGCCTCTAACTTTTGTATATACTCATCATATCCATAAGCATCACTAAACTCTAAAGCAGTTGGATAGCTCGTATAACGAGGTCCCGGTTTTGAGTATTTTAAAAATTTTGAAAAATCTAACATCTTTTATCCCTTAGCCTAATAATACATTTATGAAATTTTAAGCAATTATATCGTTATAAATTTAAAGCTAGTTAATGCTCAAATTTTCCTGCCAATCTTTGATAAACTTCGCTACCTACTAAAAGTTCAGCATGGGTTCCAGATGCAACAACTCTTCCTTTTTGCATCACTAAGATTTTATCAGCACTCTCTATAGTACTGAGTCTATGAGCTATTGTGATGGTTATCTTATCTTTTGTGTACTCATGAAGTGCAGCTTGGATTCTTTTCTCACTCTCATTATCGAGTGCAGAAGTTGCTTCATCAAAGAGCAAGAGTGATGAGTGTTTGTAGATGGCACGAGCGATGGCTATACGCTGACGCTGACCTCCTGAGAGGTTTGATCCAAACTCTTCCATCATAGTATTTACACCATTTTCAAGAGATGACACAAACTCTGATGCATCTGCTAATTTTAAGGAATTTTCTACTCTTTTTTCATCTATGGCTTGCCCATAAGCTACATTTGCAGCGAGTGAATCTTGAAAGATATAGATGCGTTGACTCACAAGAGAGATGTGATGCTTTAATGAGTCTTGGTTATACTCTTTTATGTTTTTGTTGTTTACTAAAATCTCACCCTCATCAGCATCATAAAAGCGAAGGAGCATATTTATAAAAGTAGATTTTCCCCCACCACTATCTCCTACTAAAGCTATATTTTCACCTTGCTTTATAGATATATTAATATCTCTTAATGCATAAATATCTTCATATTTTAAAGAAACATTATGAAATTCTATAGCTTTTATGTCCTCTCTTAAGAGAGTATCTCCATCTATGATTTTATTTTGAGTGTCAAGAATTTCAAAGACTCTCTCACTAGCTGCTACTGCATCTTGAATACGTCTATAGATGGAGCTGATTCGACGAATTGGCTGAAATACAAGTCCTACTGCGGTTAAAAATGCTGTAAACTCTCCAACACTCATTTGACCATCATAAACTTCTCTACCACCTACAAAAATAACTAAAGCGAGTCCAGTTGCACCGATAATCTCCATCATAGGTGAGACTATCTCCCCAACATATACAGCCTTCATATTTATCTTAAAAAACTTCCAGTTTTCACCACTAAAACGCTCAAGTTCATGCTTTTGTGTAGCATTTGCTTTTATAATCTCACTAGAGTTAAAAATCTCTGTAAGGCGAGTTATAACATCTGCACTCTTTTCTTGTGAACGATGAGAGTATTTTTTTAATTTATTTGCTATTAAAATCAAAGGGTATATAATTAAGGGAACAAGAACTAAGGAGTAAAATGAAAGCATTGGGTTTAAGTATGTAACATAAGCTACAAGGGCAATAACAGTCATGCTCTCACGAAAGAGTTCTGGAAGCATATTTGATACAAAATACTCTATGCGTCCGATGTCATTTATAACTCTAGATATCAGCTCTCCACTTCTGTTTTTATACAAAAAACCCATATCCATACTGATGATTTTTGCAAGAAGAATTTCTCTTAGCCTTGAGACAATATGCTGACCAATATAACTCATATAAACAGACTGTATATAACGTCCTAAAGCCTTTAAAAAGTAGATAGCAGTAAGTCCAAAAGGGATAAGATAGAGCATCTGCTCTTTTTTATCGATAAACATATCATCCATCAGAGGCTTCATAATGTGAGCAGTTGCAGTTGTAGCAGCAACCGTTAATATGATGCCAAATAAGACTAAAAGATATTGTAGTTTATACTCTTTTATATAGGGCCAAAAACGCTTTAAAACTTTTTTCAAAATATCTCCGTTAAATAATAACGCTATTTTACAATACTTACATAGATTTCAAGTTAATGACAATATGATTTTGTTAGAATTTCAATTTAATCCTCTGATTAATTTATAGCCTATAAAACTAAAGGGTAGTTCCAGTGTCATTTCCTATAATTCTTGTAAACCGTTTAACCAAATTTTTTGGAACAATCTCCAAATCCTTATGCTATCTATTTCATTTTATTTTTCCCAAAAAACGCTTTGAAATCCCAAAGATAAGTAAGCCTATTTTACCTTCAAATAAAACAACTAAAATCCCAAAAATTATTTGGCAAACTAACTATACTAATAGTGTAAGTTTACCTGTATATTTAAATTACCTATTTAACCGTCTTATGTCTTTGAGTTATGAATATCGTTATGTTAGTACAGAAGATAGACTGCAATACATGAAGACAAATGCATCTAAGGAAGTAAGTGATGCTTTTGAACAACTAACAGACGGTGCTTCACAAGCTGATTTTTGGAGAGTATTTGTTTTAAATGATATTGGTGGTATCTATATGGATATTGATGCTCATCTTGTATGGCCACTATCTAAAATAATAAAAGAAGATGACACAGAAATATTTTTACTAAATAAACAACATTTTACCAACTATTTCATAGCTAGTCAAAAGAACAATCCAGTACTAGAAAAAAGTATATCCATAATTGTACAAAATATAAAAAATAAAACTTTAGATGGTGGTGTTTATAGTTTAACTGGTCCTATGGTAATAAATAAAGCGATAGGAAATAGTAATGTTAATCATAGATATTACAAAATTACTTGCATTCAAGGTAGTTTTACAAATGAGTATTTTCAATATATTGACAAACCTAGAGGGAAATGGACTCATGCAAAAAATGAAGATCTTATAAAAAAGGCTAAAAAAATATGATAAAGAAGATTTTAGTAACTGGCGGAGCAGGATTTGTAGGGAGTCACCTTTGTGAGAGACTCTCTAGAGATGAGAGTAATGAGGTCTACTCACTAGACAATTATTTTACTGGCTCAAAAGACAATCATGTTCCAAATGTTACCTATATCGAGGGTTTAACCTCAGACATAGACAAACTTATCTCATTTGCACCAGACATAGTTTATCATCTAGGCGAGTACTCAAGAGTTGAACAGAGCTTTGATGATATAGATAAAGTTTGGAAGTTTAACAAAGATGGAATCTTCGCAGTCTTAGAATTTGTTAGGAAGCATGGATGCAAAATCCTCTATGCAGGAAGTTCTACAAAGTTT
Coding sequences within:
- the lgt gene encoding prolipoprotein diacylglyceryl transferase, translated to MNAWNNIYESFDPVAFYIFSFPVHWYGMMYVLALVSALYIGKYFIKRDKLEFEGIDNYFIYVEIGVILGARLGYILFYDTQTLYYLSHPWQIFNPFVNGEFVGIRGMSYHGAIIGFLLSSYLYSKKHKMAFGSIMDLVAISVPLAFVFGRIGNFLNQELVGRQTDVSWGILVDGVLRHPSQLYEAILEGFGVFIVVYVYRRYQKFSGELILVYAISYGIFRAIAEIYRAPDPQIGYVCCQMVTQGQVMSLTMSLVGVAAWVYYYKKAKKA
- a CDS encoding (Fe-S)-binding protein encodes the protein MSKTPQDIFNYRGVTDECIKCAKCIPVCTIYNVNPDEVTSPRGFLDLLGAYQRGNLELDKNAKDIFESCFLCTACVEVCPKSLPTDMVIEQVRSDIAKKFGIAWYKKLFFLLLRHRWMNDIAFKLGWVFQTCGFKIRADIDSMNSRFSIPMLKADRLLPSLTKTSFLNSYPENISNGGKRKVAIFIGCLANYNYKSIGDSLLEILETLEIDAFLAKSQKCCSAPAYFTGDFDTVDYNAKFNIEYFESFSKDVEAIIVPEATCSAMLKIDYEHYFHDQPEWKARAIALRSKIFMATEWLQHHTHLEQLLKSKQKDTRIVTYHDPCHAKKMQGLYLEPRNLISKNYNIVEMSDPDRCCGFGGVTMQTEKYHFAKAAGAPKAAMIKETKADVVSAECSACRMQINDSMGYADVETVFKNPIELIAEALRE
- the hemN gene encoding oxygen-independent coproporphyrinogen III oxidase, whose translation is MLDFSKFLKYSKPGPRYTSYPTALEFSDAYGYDEYIQKLEAQDPSRPISLYFHLPFCRNACYFCGCNVVFTSKEDKMLRYIDYLKRELNILSKHLDCSREVLQMHFGGGTPTFFSAAQLKEIINEIKSYFPNFRSDAEVSCEIDPRHIDEDQMRVMSEAGFNRVSFGIQDFNEKVQTAIHRIQPYSITKDAMDLARKYNMISVNVDLIYGLPYQSLETFKETLELALTLDPDRFAVFNYAHVPWLKKTMRKIDETTLPLPDEKLAIMQYTIDFLTSHGYRMIGMDHFAKPEDELFKAIEKGELHRNFQGYTTKGGADLIGVGLTSIGEGIDSYNQNFKVMGEYEEAIDNGRLPFERGIVLNEDDRIRQYVIMELMSNFKLDIKRFEKLFNIEFKSYFADAIEALKPFRDDDLLTMDEDFIECSQTGTLLIRNIAMPFDAYMKKHVANSKTFSKTV
- a CDS encoding ABC transporter ATP-binding protein, producing MKKVLKRFWPYIKEYKLQYLLVLFGIILTVAATTATAHIMKPLMDDMFIDKKEQMLYLIPFGLTAIYFLKALGRYIQSVYMSYIGQHIVSRLREILLAKIISMDMGFLYKNRSGELISRVINDIGRIEYFVSNMLPELFRESMTVIALVAYVTYLNPMLSFYSLVLVPLIIYPLILIANKLKKYSHRSQEKSADVITRLTEIFNSSEIIKANATQKHELERFSGENWKFFKINMKAVYVGEIVSPMMEIIGATGLALVIFVGGREVYDGQMSVGEFTAFLTAVGLVFQPIRRISSIYRRIQDAVAASERVFEILDTQNKIIDGDTLLREDIKAIEFHNVSLKYEDIYALRDINISIKQGENIALVGDSGGGKSTFINMLLRFYDADEGEILVNNKNIKEYNQDSLKHHISLVSQRIYIFQDSLAANVAYGQAIDEKRVENSLKLADASEFVSSLENGVNTMMEEFGSNLSGGQRQRIAIARAIYKHSSLLLFDEATSALDNESEKRIQAALHEYTKDKITITIAHRLSTIESADKILVMQKGRVVASGTHAELLVGSEVYQRLAGKFEH
- a CDS encoding glycosyltransferase family 32 protein, producing MSFPIILVNRLTKFFGTISKSLCYLFHFIFPKKRFEIPKISKPILPSNKTTKIPKIIWQTNYTNSVSLPVYLNYLFNRLMSLSYEYRYVSTEDRLQYMKTNASKEVSDAFEQLTDGASQADFWRVFVLNDIGGIYMDIDAHLVWPLSKIIKEDDTEIFLLNKQHFTNYFIASQKNNPVLEKSISIIVQNIKNKTLDGGVYSLTGPMVINKAIGNSNVNHRYYKITCIQGSFTNEYFQYIDKPRGKWTHAKNEDLIKKAKKI